A genome region from Chengkuizengella sp. SCS-71B includes the following:
- a CDS encoding LacI family DNA-binding transcriptional regulator, which translates to MKPTIYDIAREAGVSIATVSKVINNTGRIGDKTKQKVMKVMKDLDYQPSIVASALTGKKTHTIGLLIPDIANPFFAEIARSVEDMGNELGFSVMMCSTDNNIDKESKYISLLEQKRVDGIILATGTHNMTILQNLLKKKVPIALIARDMPSLPVDTVLVDDYMGGYEATSHLIKLGHQKISIIAEDLTVMSSKERIRGYCQALEDHGLMYDERYLHVSDFTIKGGKQVATKILSENNPATAIFACNDLLAMGAIQAAREKGVQIPKDLSIVGFDNTILASLCDPPLTTIAQPIQDMGKQVVDLLVKEIKEEKTTKQRVVLMPNLEIRKTTGERRRN; encoded by the coding sequence ATGAAACCTACGATTTACGACATTGCACGTGAAGCTGGTGTATCGATTGCAACGGTATCAAAAGTGATCAACAATACAGGTAGAATCGGAGATAAAACCAAGCAGAAGGTCATGAAGGTGATGAAGGATCTTGATTACCAGCCAAGTATAGTTGCTTCGGCATTAACGGGAAAGAAAACTCATACAATTGGTCTCCTCATTCCAGATATTGCAAACCCATTTTTTGCTGAAATTGCTCGAAGTGTTGAAGATATGGGGAATGAATTAGGTTTTAGTGTGATGATGTGCAGCACGGATAATAATATAGACAAAGAATCCAAGTATATATCATTATTAGAGCAAAAAAGAGTGGATGGAATTATATTAGCTACAGGAACTCATAATATGACTATTTTGCAAAATCTATTAAAGAAAAAAGTACCGATTGCATTAATTGCTAGGGACATGCCCTCACTTCCTGTAGATACTGTATTAGTAGATGATTATATGGGAGGATACGAAGCTACTTCACACTTAATTAAATTGGGTCATCAAAAAATTTCTATTATTGCAGAAGATTTAACAGTGATGAGTAGTAAAGAGCGTATTCGAGGGTACTGCCAAGCTTTAGAGGATCACGGATTAATGTATGATGAACGTTATTTACACGTAAGTGATTTCACTATTAAGGGAGGGAAACAAGTCGCAACGAAAATTCTATCTGAAAACAATCCGGCTACTGCAATTTTCGCTTGTAATGATTTACTTGCAATGGGAGCTATTCAAGCAGCTCGTGAAAAAGGGGTTCAAATACCAAAAGACCTGTCCATTGTTGGATTCGATAATACAATTTTAGCTTCATTATGTGATCCTCCTCTGACTACGATCGCACAACCTATACAAGATATGGGTAAACAAGTTGTAGACTTGTTAGTAAAAGAGATTAAAGAGGAAAAAACTACAAAACAACGTGTTGTATTAATGCCGAATTTGGAAATTAGAAAGACTACAGGAGAGAGAAGAAGGAATTAG
- a CDS encoding CoA-acylating methylmalonate-semialdehyde dehydrogenase, whose product MTNKTQIETLKNFIGGQWVDSAATDTLSVPNPATEEQIAEVPISTKEDVAKAVAVAKEAFKTWSKTAVPRRARILFKYQQLLVDHWDELAKLITQENGKSYKEAYGEVQRGIECVEFAAGAPSLMMGKQLPDIATNLESGMYRYPVGVIGGITPFNFPMMVPCWMFPLAIACGNTFVLKPSERTPILANRLAELFTEAGLPDGVFNIVHGAHDVVNGLLEHPDVPAISFVGSQPVAEYIYKTGAANGKRVQALAGAKNHSIVMPDAKLDEAVEQIVTAAYGSAGERCMACSVVVAVDDVADALIEKIKEKADGIKMGNGLDEDVFLGPVIRAEHKERTANYIEIGINEGAELIRDGRNDEFVNEKGYYIGPTIFDNVTSEMKIWKDEIFAPVLSIVRVKNLEEAVEISNKSDFGNGACLFTQDGSNVRYFRENIESGMLGINLGVPAPMAFFPFSGWKNSFYGDLHANGTDGVEFYTRRKMMTARWT is encoded by the coding sequence ATGACGAATAAAACACAAATCGAAACATTAAAGAACTTCATTGGCGGACAATGGGTAGATTCCGCAGCAACGGATACATTATCAGTACCAAATCCAGCAACAGAAGAACAAATCGCAGAAGTACCAATTTCTACAAAAGAAGATGTAGCTAAAGCTGTGGCAGTGGCAAAAGAAGCTTTTAAAACATGGAGCAAAACAGCTGTACCTAGAAGAGCACGTATATTGTTTAAATACCAGCAATTATTAGTAGATCATTGGGATGAGCTTGCTAAGTTAATTACGCAAGAGAACGGTAAAAGCTATAAAGAGGCATACGGAGAAGTTCAGCGGGGAATAGAATGTGTAGAATTTGCAGCAGGTGCTCCTTCTTTAATGATGGGTAAACAATTACCTGATATTGCAACAAATTTAGAATCAGGAATGTATCGTTATCCAGTTGGTGTTATAGGTGGAATTACACCATTTAACTTTCCTATGATGGTTCCTTGCTGGATGTTCCCGTTAGCGATTGCATGTGGAAATACATTTGTATTAAAACCTTCTGAAAGAACTCCTATACTAGCAAATCGCTTAGCAGAACTTTTCACAGAAGCTGGTTTGCCTGATGGCGTATTTAATATCGTTCATGGTGCACATGATGTAGTAAATGGTTTATTAGAACACCCCGATGTACCTGCCATTTCATTTGTTGGTTCACAACCTGTTGCTGAATATATTTATAAAACTGGGGCAGCGAATGGAAAACGTGTTCAAGCATTAGCAGGTGCTAAAAACCATAGTATTGTTATGCCCGATGCTAAGTTAGATGAAGCTGTTGAACAAATCGTTACTGCAGCTTACGGATCAGCAGGTGAAAGGTGTATGGCCTGTTCTGTTGTAGTAGCAGTGGATGATGTGGCAGACGCATTAATTGAAAAAATAAAAGAAAAAGCAGATGGAATTAAGATGGGGAACGGATTAGATGAAGATGTCTTTTTAGGTCCTGTCATTCGAGCAGAACATAAAGAGAGGACAGCAAATTACATCGAAATTGGAATTAATGAAGGTGCTGAATTAATACGTGATGGACGTAATGATGAATTTGTTAACGAAAAAGGATATTATATTGGACCGACAATCTTTGACAATGTCACATCTGAGATGAAAATTTGGAAAGATGAAATTTTTGCTCCGGTATTATCCATCGTTAGAGTGAAAAATTTAGAGGAAGCAGTGGAGATTTCCAATAAATCTGATTTTGGTAATGGTGCGTGTTTATTTACTCAGGATGGAAGCAATGTGAGATATTTTAGAGAGAATATTGAGTCTGGGATGTTAGGAATCAACTTAGGAGTCCCTGCTCCTATGGCATTCTTCCCATTTTCAGGTTGGAAAAACTCCTTCTATGGTGATTTACATGCAAATGGTACAGATGGTGTAGAATTTTACACAAGAAGAAAAATGATGACAGCTCGTTGGACTTGA
- the iolE gene encoding myo-inosose-2 dehydratase: MSIYPFNLGISPINWSNEDVKELGEHYTCETILNEMKSLGFVGTEMHSKFPSEVRELKTVLSRKGMQLVTQWKGVLFADKSKHESELKAYKDHVLFLKEMGCRVVVTCELGGSTIGDPRRDANVTEVKPLTSEEWSNMVEGLEKAGQICKDNGMTLVYHHHMGTNVEKTEEIDRLMEATNPELVSLTFDSGHAYYGGADPYEVLVKHYDRVKHIHFKDIRREVLDEVREEKISFKNSIAKNVFTVPGDGVIDFEPIFSLLLNRNYNGWAILEAEQDPAVKNPVFYAQKSKEYIKDLFVELNKL; encoded by the coding sequence ATGAGCATCTACCCTTTTAATCTAGGGATTTCGCCAATAAACTGGTCCAATGAAGATGTGAAAGAACTAGGAGAACACTATACATGTGAAACGATTCTAAATGAAATGAAATCACTAGGATTTGTAGGTACAGAAATGCATAGTAAATTTCCTAGTGAAGTTAGAGAGTTAAAAACAGTCTTATCCCGCAAAGGGATGCAGCTTGTTACCCAGTGGAAGGGTGTATTGTTTGCCGACAAGTCAAAACATGAGAGTGAATTGAAGGCATACAAAGATCATGTGCTTTTTTTAAAAGAGATGGGCTGTAGAGTCGTTGTGACATGTGAGCTTGGTGGTTCTACAATTGGTGATCCAAGAAGAGATGCAAATGTGACTGAAGTGAAACCACTGACGAGTGAAGAGTGGAGCAACATGGTGGAAGGATTGGAAAAGGCAGGTCAAATTTGTAAGGATAACGGTATGACATTAGTTTATCACCATCATATGGGAACAAATGTTGAAAAAACAGAAGAAATTGATAGATTAATGGAAGCGACAAATCCAGAATTAGTTTCCTTAACCTTTGATAGTGGACATGCTTATTATGGTGGTGCAGATCCATATGAGGTATTAGTTAAACATTATGATCGAGTTAAACATATTCATTTTAAAGATATTAGAAGAGAGGTTTTGGACGAAGTAAGAGAGGAGAAAATTAGCTTTAAAAACTCTATAGCAAAAAATGTGTTTACTGTTCCAGGTGACGGTGTAATAGACTTCGAACCTATTTTCTCTCTTTTATTAAATCGTAATTATAATGGTTGGGCAATATTAGAAGCGGAGCAGGATCCAGCTGTAAAAAACCCAGTGTTTTATGCACAAAAGTCAAAGGAATATATAAAGGATTTATTTGTTGAATTAAACAAATTATGA
- the iolC gene encoding 5-dehydro-2-deoxygluconokinase: MNLLNFDQNKKLDFIGVGRLCVDLNANEIHRPMEETMTFTKYVGGSPANITIGLSRLNMKSGFIGRIADDQMGRFIKQYLNNNNIDTSNVITDKSGTVTGLAFTEIKSPTDCSILMYRDNVADLKLEPNDVSEEYIKQSKAILISGTALAKSPSREAVFLALQYARKHGVVVFFDVDYRPYTWESEQETAIYYNLAAEKCDVIIGTREEFDMMEKMENYEKSDDWVTAKKWFDYNAKIVVIKHGADGSIAYAKDGKSYTGSVFPAKIVKTFGAGDSYAAGFIYGLMNGWEVNKAMEFGSAAASIVISSHSCSDAMPTYEQISSVIDNHSK, translated from the coding sequence ATGAATCTATTAAACTTTGATCAAAATAAAAAACTAGACTTTATAGGTGTAGGTAGATTATGTGTCGACTTAAATGCGAATGAAATTCATAGACCGATGGAAGAAACAATGACATTTACGAAATATGTAGGCGGTTCTCCAGCGAATATAACGATCGGTTTATCTAGATTAAATATGAAATCCGGTTTTATCGGGAGAATTGCAGATGACCAAATGGGTCGATTTATAAAGCAATATTTAAACAATAACAACATTGATACATCCAATGTGATCACAGATAAATCTGGAACTGTCACAGGATTAGCTTTTACAGAAATCAAAAGCCCAACGGATTGCAGCATTCTTATGTACCGTGATAATGTAGCCGATTTGAAGTTAGAACCAAACGATGTATCAGAGGAGTATATTAAACAATCCAAAGCTATTTTAATCTCGGGTACTGCGCTTGCAAAAAGCCCTTCTAGAGAAGCAGTTTTCCTAGCGTTACAATATGCTAGAAAACATGGTGTTGTCGTATTTTTTGATGTTGATTATAGACCTTATACTTGGGAATCAGAACAAGAAACAGCGATATATTACAATTTAGCAGCAGAAAAATGTGATGTCATCATAGGAACTCGTGAGGAATTTGATATGATGGAAAAAATGGAAAACTATGAAAAAAGTGATGATTGGGTGACTGCAAAAAAATGGTTTGATTACAATGCCAAAATTGTAGTCATTAAACATGGAGCAGATGGTTCTATTGCTTATGCTAAAGACGGAAAATCATATACAGGATCTGTATTCCCGGCAAAAATAGTGAAAACGTTTGGAGCAGGGGACTCATATGCTGCGGGCTTCATTTACGGATTGATGAATGGTTGGGAAGTGAATAAAGCTATGGAGTTTGGCAGTGCAGCGGCATCCATTGTTATATCTAGCCATAGTTGTTCAGATGCAATGCCGACTTATGAGCAGATTAGTAGTGTCATAGACAATCATAGTAAGTAA
- the iolB gene encoding 5-deoxy-glucuronate isomerase codes for MSEFIVPTKQPDDKGQVISITPESAGWQYVGFEVFSLNEGQSLKKVTGDKETCIVLLSGRASVNSKLEKWENIGKRMDIFEKIPPYSVYIPSGDFYEVLALTDLQLAVCSAPGKGSFPARLISPEDVGVELRGSGNMERSIHNILPEQAEADSLLVVEVFTPEGHWSSYPPHKHDQNNLPEESYLEETYYHKVNPEHGFAIQRVYTDDLSLDETLTVKNGDAVLVPKGYHPVSAPPGYEVYYLNVMAGPVRTWAFKNDPNHEWLMSRMRAYGSQVK; via the coding sequence ATGTCAGAATTCATAGTACCAACTAAACAACCAGATGATAAAGGACAAGTGATTTCTATTACTCCTGAGTCAGCTGGATGGCAATATGTAGGGTTTGAAGTCTTCTCCTTAAATGAAGGGCAATCACTTAAAAAAGTAACCGGAGATAAAGAGACTTGTATCGTTTTGCTTAGTGGTAGAGCTTCTGTAAATTCAAAGTTAGAGAAATGGGAAAATATCGGAAAGCGAATGGATATATTTGAAAAAATACCACCGTATTCTGTTTACATTCCATCAGGTGATTTTTATGAGGTGTTAGCACTAACTGATCTTCAACTAGCTGTTTGTTCTGCCCCTGGAAAAGGATCATTTCCAGCTCGATTAATTTCTCCTGAGGACGTTGGTGTGGAGCTAAGAGGATCTGGTAACATGGAACGCAGTATACATAATATATTACCAGAACAAGCTGAAGCAGATAGCTTATTAGTTGTAGAAGTATTTACTCCAGAAGGTCATTGGTCTAGTTACCCGCCTCACAAACATGATCAAAATAATCTGCCAGAGGAGTCCTATTTAGAAGAGACCTATTATCATAAAGTGAATCCTGAACATGGTTTTGCCATTCAACGTGTTTATACAGATGATCTCTCGTTAGATGAAACATTAACAGTGAAAAATGGGGATGCAGTGCTTGTACCTAAAGGATATCATCCAGTATCTGCTCCACCTGGTTATGAAGTGTATTATCTAAATGTGATGGCAGGACCTGTTCGAACTTGGGCATTTAAAAATGATCCAAACCATGAATGGCTAATGAGTAGAATGAGAGCATATGGAAGTCAGGTGAAATGA